The following are encoded together in the Planctobacterium marinum genome:
- the ispC gene encoding 1-deoxy-D-xylulose-5-phosphate reductoisomerase, translating to MKPIKTNQIQNITLLGATGSIGLSTLDVVARHPERFRIFALTCHSKVEELVKLAVIHQPRHLVTSSEAHYSELQKYAEQAGLNCEVHCGIEALCAVSSAPDVNTVMAAIVGAAGLLPTFSAVTSGKKVLLANKESLVMSGKLFMDAVAEHNATLLPVDSEHNAIFQCLPEQGYCERQIRKILLTGSGGPFLKHDISTFTDITPEQACKHPNWSMGQKISVDSATMMNKGLEFIEACHLFHVSGDNIDVVIHPQSIVHSMVQYSDGSVLAQMGQPDMRTPIAHTLSWPERIESGVASLDFSQLVDLQFLKPDFERFPCLQLAIECASQGQAATTALNAANEIAVAAFLDRKIRYTDIFKVCQQTVEQGLGDKVESLDDIIACDANSRKIAAEILESI from the coding sequence ATGAAGCCAATTAAAACTAATCAAATACAAAATATAACCCTATTAGGTGCCACAGGCTCAATCGGTTTGAGTACCCTTGATGTGGTAGCGCGCCATCCTGAACGATTCAGGATTTTTGCTCTAACATGTCATAGCAAAGTTGAGGAGTTGGTGAAACTTGCTGTAATTCATCAACCCCGGCATTTGGTCACGAGTAGCGAGGCCCATTATTCTGAGCTGCAAAAATATGCAGAGCAGGCCGGCCTGAACTGCGAAGTGCATTGTGGCATAGAAGCACTCTGTGCTGTCTCCAGTGCGCCTGATGTGAATACCGTGATGGCGGCAATTGTTGGCGCGGCAGGATTGTTACCCACTTTTTCTGCGGTGACAAGTGGTAAAAAGGTATTACTGGCTAACAAGGAGTCGCTGGTGATGTCTGGTAAATTGTTTATGGATGCGGTTGCCGAGCACAACGCCACGTTGTTGCCTGTGGACAGTGAGCACAACGCTATTTTTCAATGTCTTCCTGAGCAGGGCTATTGTGAGCGTCAAATTCGAAAAATCCTACTCACGGGCTCAGGTGGTCCGTTTTTAAAGCACGATATTTCCACCTTTACTGACATTACGCCTGAGCAGGCCTGCAAACATCCGAACTGGTCGATGGGGCAAAAAATATCTGTCGATTCCGCCACTATGATGAATAAGGGATTGGAATTTATCGAGGCCTGTCATTTGTTCCATGTCAGTGGTGACAATATTGACGTGGTAATCCACCCCCAGAGCATCGTGCACTCTATGGTGCAATACAGCGATGGGTCGGTATTAGCGCAAATGGGACAGCCCGACATGCGCACACCTATTGCCCATACCTTGTCCTGGCCAGAGCGGATTGAATCAGGGGTAGCCTCATTGGATTTCTCACAGTTAGTGGATTTACAGTTTTTAAAACCTGACTTTGAGCGCTTTCCCTGTTTACAGCTGGCGATTGAATGCGCCAGCCAAGGGCAGGCTGCCACTACGGCTCTCAATGCGGCAAACGAGATTGCAGTCGCAGCGTTCCTCGACAGAAAAATTCGCTATACAGACATTTTTAAAGTTTGTCAGCAGACGGTTGAGCAAGGACTTGGAGACAAGGTTGAAAGTCTTGATGACATCATTGCGTGTGATGCCAACAGTCGCAAAATTGCTGCTGAAATACTGGAGAGTATCTAG
- a CDS encoding phosphatidate cytidylyltransferase yields MLKQRIITALILAPLALGAILFLPIRGFEIAFAAIVALGAWEWANLTGLTIPLLKSVYTALVSGICVALSILVPVDSVWVQGELAPIYEYILWLAAIWWLVSLFLIIAYPRYSLLWRTSVFLRGIFGLLTLVPTWVAVVVLRTSLFDVDPLYGASLIFYVLGIVWAADVGAFFVGVKFGRHKLRPNVSPGKTIEGLLGGVGASFAIIAFAAMHYQVDPSRIWLHVLVGGLTVAVSALGDLNESMFKRCAGCKDSGNLLPGHGGILDRIDSLTAAFPIFAFCYVMWMA; encoded by the coding sequence ATGTTAAAACAGCGCATTATAACCGCATTGATTTTGGCCCCCTTAGCATTAGGAGCCATTCTGTTTTTACCTATCAGAGGTTTTGAAATAGCTTTTGCCGCTATTGTTGCTTTGGGTGCATGGGAATGGGCAAATCTAACAGGTTTGACTATTCCCTTATTAAAGTCTGTATACACCGCACTGGTATCAGGCATCTGTGTTGCTTTGAGTATTCTGGTGCCAGTGGATTCTGTTTGGGTCCAGGGAGAATTGGCACCAATATACGAATATATCCTCTGGCTGGCTGCGATTTGGTGGCTTGTTTCTCTTTTCCTGATTATCGCCTACCCGAGGTATAGCTTGTTATGGCGCACCAGTGTTTTTTTAAGAGGCATATTTGGTTTATTAACCCTTGTTCCTACATGGGTAGCAGTGGTGGTTCTGCGTACCAGCCTGTTTGATGTTGATCCTCTTTATGGTGCTTCTCTGATCTTTTATGTTTTAGGTATTGTGTGGGCCGCCGATGTGGGCGCTTTTTTTGTCGGGGTAAAATTCGGTCGTCACAAACTACGACCTAACGTATCACCGGGTAAAACTATTGAGGGCTTACTTGGTGGGGTGGGGGCTTCTTTCGCTATTATAGCCTTTGCCGCAATGCATTATCAGGTTGACCCTTCCCGCATCTGGTTGCACGTTCTGGTCGGTGGTTTAACTGTAGCGGTTAGTGCTCTTGGTGATTTGAATGAAAGTATGTTTAAACGCTGTGCTGGCTGTAAAGATAGCGGTAATCTGTTGCCCGGACACGGTGGTATTCTGGATAGAATTGATAGTCTCACTGCGGCGTTCCCTATCTTTGCATTCTGTTATGTCATGTGGATGGCATAA
- the rseP gene encoding sigma E protease regulator RseP produces the protein MFDFLWSLGAFIIALGILVAVHEWGHFIVARKCGVKVLRFSIGFGKPLWRTTDKQGTEYVVALIPLGGYVRMLDSRVDDVDPKDQGVTFNSQSVLKRIAIIAAGPLTNFIFAVIALYFMYLLGVETVRPVIGNVQPDSIAAQAGLPRDVQISKIGEREVKDWSAINLELVSHIGKDTMQVTTYIESNMSQRSYSLDLAGWQFDPETQSAIRSLGIEPFRPAITTNIGLVAKDSPAELAGINKDDKILSIDGTPIDKWEQIGEYLTGRGGDTVGVMLLREGREVPVMVTVGYREDNPQVGYLGVVPQSEPWPEGYIFTHQYGLVAALGAAMDNTWRLMTLSVEMIGKLFTGDVSVKNLSGPISIAQGAGASAGYGLVYFLSFLALISVNLGIINLLPLPVLDGGHLLYYFVELVTGKPVPESVQEVGFRIGGVLLFMLMAVAIVNDITRL, from the coding sequence ATGTTTGACTTTTTGTGGAGCCTGGGCGCGTTTATTATTGCCTTAGGTATTCTGGTGGCGGTGCACGAATGGGGACACTTCATTGTCGCCAGAAAATGCGGTGTCAAAGTGCTGCGATTTTCCATAGGTTTTGGCAAGCCTCTGTGGCGCACAACCGATAAGCAGGGTACTGAATATGTCGTGGCGCTGATCCCTCTGGGGGGGTATGTCAGGATGCTAGACAGTCGCGTAGATGATGTTGACCCGAAAGATCAAGGCGTCACCTTTAACAGTCAATCGGTTTTGAAGCGCATTGCGATTATTGCTGCGGGGCCGCTTACTAATTTTATCTTTGCCGTAATTGCTCTGTATTTTATGTATTTATTGGGCGTTGAAACAGTACGACCGGTGATTGGAAATGTGCAACCTGACTCCATAGCGGCCCAAGCCGGATTGCCTCGTGATGTGCAAATCAGCAAAATTGGTGAGCGTGAAGTCAAAGATTGGAGTGCCATCAATCTGGAGCTGGTATCGCATATTGGCAAGGATACAATGCAAGTGACCACTTATATTGAATCAAACATGTCTCAGCGCAGTTATTCGCTTGACCTGGCAGGTTGGCAATTTGATCCCGAAACTCAGTCGGCAATCCGCTCATTAGGCATAGAACCATTCCGCCCAGCTATCACCACCAATATTGGATTAGTGGCGAAAGATTCACCTGCTGAACTGGCTGGAATCAATAAAGACGATAAAATTTTGAGTATCGATGGAACTCCCATCGATAAATGGGAACAAATAGGGGAGTATCTTACCGGGCGAGGCGGTGATACTGTGGGAGTGATGCTGCTCAGAGAGGGGCGCGAAGTGCCTGTTATGGTTACTGTTGGCTACCGAGAAGATAATCCTCAAGTGGGTTATTTAGGGGTTGTGCCACAATCGGAACCCTGGCCTGAAGGGTATATATTTACTCATCAGTACGGATTGGTTGCAGCCTTGGGGGCTGCTATGGATAATACATGGCGCTTGATGACACTGAGCGTAGAAATGATCGGCAAATTATTTACTGGTGATGTGTCGGTTAAAAATCTCAGTGGACCCATATCCATTGCTCAAGGAGCGGGAGCTAGCGCAGGATATGGGTTGGTATATTTTCTCAGTTTTCTGGCGCTCATTAGTGTGAATCTTGGGATAATTAACTTACTACCGCTACCTGTATTGGATGGCGGGCACTTGCTTTATTATTTTGTGGAGTTAGTGACCGGAAAGCCTGTGCCTGAATCTGTTCAGGAAGTGGGTTTTCGTATCGGTGGGGTGT
- the rpsB gene encoding 30S ribosomal protein S2, giving the protein MANVSMRDMLQAGVHFGHQTRYWNPKMKPFIFGARNKVHIINLEKTVPLFNDALSYLSSVSARKGKILFVGTKRAAGDAVKEAALKCDQYYVNKRWLGGMLTNWKTVRQSIKRLKDLEQQSQDGTFEKLTKKEVLMLTREMEKLESSLGGIKDMGGLPDCLFVIDANHEHIAIAEARSLGIPVVSVVDTNTDPDGIDYIIPGNDDAIRAVQLYLNAAADAILEGREQNLEAIAENDDFVEAAE; this is encoded by the coding sequence ATGGCAAACGTATCTATGCGTGACATGCTGCAAGCTGGTGTTCACTTCGGTCACCAAACTCGCTACTGGAACCCAAAAATGAAGCCTTTCATTTTTGGCGCTCGTAACAAAGTTCACATCATTAACCTGGAAAAAACAGTTCCTTTGTTCAATGATGCATTATCTTATCTTTCTTCTGTATCTGCGCGCAAAGGTAAAATCCTTTTCGTAGGTACTAAGCGCGCTGCTGGCGATGCGGTAAAAGAAGCTGCTTTGAAATGCGACCAATACTACGTTAACAAGCGTTGGTTAGGTGGTATGTTGACTAACTGGAAAACAGTGCGTCAATCAATCAAGCGTCTAAAAGACCTTGAGCAACAGTCTCAAGACGGTACTTTTGAAAAGCTTACTAAGAAAGAAGTACTAATGCTGACCCGCGAAATGGAAAAGCTGGAAAGCAGCCTTGGCGGTATCAAAGACATGGGCGGTTTACCAGATTGCTTGTTCGTAATCGACGCAAACCACGAGCACATTGCAATTGCAGAAGCTCGTAGCTTGGGTATCCCGGTAGTATCTGTTGTTGATACAAACACTGACCCAGACGGAATTGATTACATCATTCCTGGCAACGACGACGCAATCCGCGCGGTTCAGTTATATCTGAATGCGGCTGCTGACGCGATTCTGGAAGGTCGTGAGCAAAATCTTGAAGCTATCGCTGAAAACGACGATTTCGTTGAAGCGGCTGAGTAA
- the pyrH gene encoding UMP kinase, protein MSISSKPAYRRILLKLSGEALMGNESFGIDAKVLDRMASEIKELVELGVQVGLVIGGGNLFRGEGLAKAGMNRVVGDHMGMLATVMNGLAMRDALHRAFVNARLMSAIPLNGVCDAYNWTEAISLLKSGRVVIFSAGTGNPFFTTDSAACLRGIEIEADVVLKGTKVDGVYNADPNTNPDAVLQKHLNYSEVLEKELKVMDLAAFTLARDHNIPIKVFNMNKTGCLKAVVMGEDEGTLIDNN, encoded by the coding sequence ATGAGTATCAGCTCCAAACCTGCCTATCGTAGAATTTTATTGAAACTAAGTGGTGAAGCCTTGATGGGCAATGAGTCATTTGGTATTGACGCAAAAGTATTAGACCGCATGGCGTCTGAAATCAAAGAGTTAGTTGAGCTTGGTGTTCAGGTTGGTCTGGTGATTGGCGGTGGCAACTTATTCCGTGGCGAAGGACTGGCAAAAGCCGGCATGAATCGCGTTGTGGGTGATCATATGGGTATGTTGGCAACCGTAATGAACGGCCTTGCAATGCGTGATGCGCTGCACAGAGCATTCGTTAATGCCCGTTTGATGTCGGCAATCCCACTTAATGGCGTGTGTGACGCTTATAACTGGACAGAGGCTATTAGCTTGTTGAAGTCTGGTCGTGTTGTCATTTTTTCTGCCGGAACTGGGAATCCTTTTTTCACCACTGACTCTGCGGCCTGTTTACGCGGTATTGAAATCGAGGCTGACGTGGTTTTGAAAGGAACCAAAGTTGACGGTGTGTACAATGCGGACCCCAATACAAATCCAGATGCGGTATTACAAAAACACCTCAATTATAGTGAAGTGTTAGAAAAAGAATTAAAGGTCATGGATCTTGCGGCATTTACGTTAGCGCGAGACCACAATATTCCTATCAAAGTCTTTAACATGAATAAAACTGGCTGCCTCAAAGCTGTAGTCATGGGTGAAGATGAAGGTACGTTGATAGATAACAACTAA
- the tsf gene encoding translation elongation factor Ts, translated as MAVTAAQVKELRERTGAGMLDCKKALQATDGDIEAAIENMRKSGQAKAAKKAGRIAAEGVILTSVNAGVATMMELNCETDFVARDDSFLAFGKKLVEFAAANKISDVEALNASEIDGTVVSDLRDTLVAKIGENINVRRVVTVEGDNLGAYVHGARIGVISVLTGGSEDLAKDVAMHVAASSPQFVKPEDVPADVVEKEKAIQIDIAMQSGKPAEIAEKMVMGRMKKFTGEISLTGQPFVKDPSMNVGQLLKDNSADVINFIRFEVGEGIEKKTEDFAAEVQAQMAAAKQ; from the coding sequence ATGGCTGTAACTGCTGCTCAAGTAAAAGAACTGCGTGAGCGTACCGGCGCCGGTATGCTGGATTGTAAAAAAGCATTGCAAGCGACTGATGGTGACATCGAAGCGGCGATTGAGAATATGCGTAAATCAGGTCAGGCGAAAGCTGCTAAAAAAGCAGGCCGTATCGCTGCTGAAGGTGTGATCCTGACTTCTGTAAACGCCGGTGTTGCAACAATGATGGAACTGAACTGTGAAACTGATTTCGTTGCACGTGATGACAGCTTCCTGGCATTTGGTAAAAAGTTGGTTGAGTTTGCTGCCGCTAACAAAATCAGTGACGTTGAAGCATTAAATGCTTCTGAAATTGACGGTACAGTTGTTTCTGACTTGCGTGACACGCTAGTTGCCAAAATCGGTGAAAACATCAACGTTCGTCGCGTTGTAACTGTTGAAGGCGACAACTTAGGTGCATACGTACACGGTGCGCGTATCGGTGTAATCTCTGTGTTGACAGGTGGTTCTGAAGATTTGGCAAAAGATGTAGCGATGCACGTTGCTGCAAGCAGCCCGCAATTCGTTAAGCCAGAAGACGTTCCAGCTGACGTTGTTGAGAAAGAAAAAGCCATCCAAATCGATATCGCGATGCAAAGCGGCAAGCCAGCTGAAATCGCAGAAAAAATGGTTATGGGTCGCATGAAGAAATTTACTGGTGAAATCAGTTTGACTGGTCAGCCTTTCGTTAAAGATCCTTCCATGAACGTTGGTCAGCTGTTGAAAGACAACAGCGCAGACGTCATCAACTTCATCCGTTTTGAGGTTGGTGAAGGTATCGAGAAGAAAACTGAAGACTTCGCTGCTGAAGTTCAGGCACAAATGGCTGCTGCTAAACAGTAA
- the frr gene encoding ribosome recycling factor: protein MIDEIFEDAKERMDKSIGALKTNFSKIRTGRAHPSLLDNVMVSYYGAATPLRQLANVVVEDSRTLALTVFDKSAIQAVEKGILQSDLGLNPISAGTTMRIPLPPLTEERRKDLIRVVRGEAEQGRISIRNIRRDANGDIKDLLKEKEISEDEARAAEDNIQQATDKFVKQVDELLKAKEAELMEI, encoded by the coding sequence ATGATTGATGAAATTTTTGAAGATGCTAAAGAGCGCATGGACAAAAGTATTGGTGCGCTTAAAACCAACTTCAGTAAAATCAGAACCGGGCGAGCTCATCCTAGTTTGCTAGATAATGTGATGGTTTCTTACTATGGTGCGGCTACGCCATTGAGACAGCTTGCTAACGTGGTGGTTGAAGATTCTCGTACCCTGGCGCTGACCGTATTTGACAAGAGTGCCATTCAAGCCGTTGAAAAGGGTATCCTGCAATCTGATTTGGGCCTGAACCCAATTAGCGCCGGGACAACCATGCGTATTCCATTGCCGCCGTTAACGGAAGAACGACGTAAAGACCTAATTCGAGTGGTACGTGGTGAAGCTGAGCAGGGGCGTATCAGTATTCGAAACATTCGTCGTGATGCTAATGGTGATATTAAGGATCTGTTGAAGGAAAAAGAGATTTCTGAAGATGAAGCCCGCGCAGCAGAGGACAATATTCAGCAAGCAACCGATAAATTTGTGAAACAAGTAGACGAGTTGCTAAAAGCTAAAGAAGCTGAATTAATGGAAATTTAG
- the uppS gene encoding polyprenyl diphosphate synthase, translating to MTDANQQYDVMPKHVAIIMDGNGRWAKQKGKLRSFGHKAGADAVRAAVRFCLQNNIEALTLFAFSSENWLRPADEVKALMELFVWALGSEAKKLNKNNVKLQVIGDLSRFDEKLKSKIAEAEQLTQNNTAMVLNIAANYGGKWDITNACKKLLRAASEQQIDIDSITEQDLSKYIQLNELPDIDLLIRTGGEQRISNFLIWQLAYSELYFCATLWPDFDETAFANAVKEFAGRQRRFGMTGEQIESQH from the coding sequence ATGACGGATGCAAATCAACAGTATGATGTGATGCCTAAACACGTTGCCATTATTATGGATGGCAACGGACGTTGGGCGAAACAGAAAGGGAAATTGCGCTCCTTTGGGCACAAGGCTGGAGCAGATGCGGTACGAGCTGCAGTGCGATTTTGTTTGCAAAACAACATTGAGGCACTGACGTTATTCGCGTTTAGCAGTGAGAATTGGCTGCGACCTGCAGACGAAGTGAAAGCGCTGATGGAGTTGTTCGTTTGGGCATTGGGTAGTGAGGCTAAAAAGCTCAATAAAAACAATGTGAAACTGCAGGTTATTGGTGATTTGAGTCGCTTTGATGAGAAACTTAAGAGCAAGATTGCTGAAGCAGAACAGCTTACTCAAAATAACACTGCTATGGTGCTAAATATCGCCGCAAACTATGGCGGTAAGTGGGATATTACTAATGCCTGTAAGAAATTGTTAAGAGCCGCAAGTGAGCAGCAAATAGATATCGATTCCATCACTGAACAAGACTTATCCAAATACATTCAATTAAATGAACTCCCCGATATCGATTTATTGATACGCACAGGTGGTGAACAGCGCATCTCGAACTTCCTGATTTGGCAGTTGGCCTATTCTGAGTTGTATTTTTGCGCAACTCTTTGGCCTGATTTTGATGAAACCGCATTTGCTAATGCGGTGAAAGAGTTTGCGGGCCGTCAGCGTCGCTTTGGTATGACCGGTGAGCAAATAGAGAGCCAGCATTAA